The DNA sequence CGCGGATGTGAAGTTGCCAGCTTGGCAATGCTGCTGCAATATAATAATATTGATGCCGATAAAATGACATTGGCTGATCAAGTACGCAAAAACCCGCGCAACCATGAAATTACAAATGGGAAGATTCATTTCGGCAATCCGAATAACGGCTTTGTCGGCGACATGACTTCCTTTGAAAATCCTGGGCTTGGTGTATATCATGGACCAATTGCAGAGTTGGCAGAAACATACGTTGACCCTCAGCGTGTCCGTGATTTTACAGGAAGTGAATTCACTGAGATTATCCAGCAATTAAACGAAAAACGACCGGTTTGGGTAATTATAAACGCAACGTATAAGAAGTTGCCAAAAAAAGCCTTTGTCACTTGGCATACGGAAGATGGCCCCGTCAAGATTACAAGACGTGAACATTCCGTTCTCATTACCGGCTATGATGAAAAATACATTTATTTTAATGATCCTCTAGCAAGAGAGACAAAAGCACCTATGCAATCATTTAAGGAAGCATGGGAGCAAATGGGAAAACAGGCGATCACAATCCGTTAAGGATTGGTGATCGCCTGTTTTTTATTATGCAAAGACCGGCTTTTTGGAATTCTCGGACTTAGCAAGTTCATTAAAATCATATTTCTTTTCGATGAAAATTTGATGCCATAGCATGAACATAAGTACTGTCCAAATTTTACGGCTGTAGTCCCCTTTGTCCTGGCAATGTGCTTCAAGAAGATTCGCTACATAAGATTTATCCAGCAAATAATCTGTTTCACTTTCCTGAATGAGCTGTTTCGCCCAGCCATTAAGCTCTTTCTTCAACCAATGACGTGTCGGTACCGGGAAACCAAGCTTCTTACGGTCTAGCACATGGTCAGGAATAATGCCGCGTGCAGCTTCACGCAAGATTTGCTTTGTAGTTCCATTGGCAATCTTCAAATCAACTGGAATTTCATTCGCTGTCTTGAACACTTCGATATCAAGGAAAGGTACACGCAATTCCAATGAATTTGCCATTGTCATCTTGTCAGCCTTTAGCAAAATATCACCGCGCATCCAAGTATGGATATCGACATATTGCATCTGGTTCACAAGCGGATAGTCAGTGACTTCATCATATAACTTGCCAGTGACCTGCTGATAGTCAATGTTCGGATTAAATGTTTTAAGGAATTGTTCCTTCTCAACATTCTCAAACATCTTCGCATTACCAATATAGCGTTCTCTAAGTGGTGTTGTCCCACGCTCAAGGAAGCTCTTGCCACGCATTCCTTCTGGCATCGCTGCAGCAAGACGAGCAAGCATTTTACGACCAGCGTTTGGAACAGAGTTAATCCATTTCAATGAACCTGGTTCACGGTATATGTTATAACCGCCAAACAGTTCATCCGACCCTTCACCAGAAAGGGCTACTGTCACATGCTTTCGAGCTTCTCTTGCTACAAAGTATAGAGGCACACATGCTGGATCTGCAAGCGGATCATCCATATGCCACATGATTTTCGGAAGCTTTTCAACATATTCTTCCGGTGTAATGATGTAAGAAATATTTTCAACTTCGAGCTTGTCCGCTGTTTCTTTGGCAACATCAACTTCTGAGAAACCTTCACGTTCAAAACCAACCGAGAATGTTTTGATGTTCGGATTAAATTTCTTAGCCATTGCTACGATGATTGTAGAGTCAATACCACCGGATAGGAAAGAACCGACAGGCACATCTGAACGCATATGAACATTAACTGAATCATACAATGTATCCTGAATACGCTTGATCCATCTGTCTTTATCAGTTAGAACTGGATGGAAAGTCGCATGGAAATAACGTTCAAAATGGAGTGCTTCACCAGGCTTCTTCACAAAATAATGACCAGGTTCAACTTTCTTAATTCCCTCTGTCATTGTTAGCGGTTCAGGTACGAACTGGAAGCTCAAATATTGCTGAAGCGCTTCTGTATCTACCTTTTCATTTTCAAGCATCATCGTAATACTTTTCTTTTCAGAACCGAACACAATTCCCTCTTCAGTTTCACGGTAGAAAAGCGGTTTAATGCCAAACGGATCACGTACGCCATACATCGTCTTCTCTTCTTTATCCCAGATCAATACTGAGAACATGCCGCGTAGACGCTTGAAAGCCTGCTCACGGTATTTCGTGAACATTGCTGCAATGACTTCAGTATCCGACTCCGTTGCGAATTCATAACCATCCGCTAGCAACTCTTCACGAAGCTCAACGTAGTTGTATACTTCCCCATTGAAAACAAGACGAATTCTATCATTGTCATAGCTGAGCGGTTGACTTCCGCATTCAATGTCAATAATACTTAAACGTCTAAAACCAAAAGAAACATATTCATCATGGAAATAACCTTCATCATCCGGGCCACGGTGGGCTATGATGTTATTTTGCGCTTTAAAAGACAGCTTTGCCGCATCATCCGGCTGCTTCGCCTCATTGCGAATCATGCCAATAAATCCACACATATATATAATCCTCTCTCTCATCCTGAATCATACTTTAAGAGTATAGCAAAAAACAGACGAAGAGAACAGCGAGCGCTTATCTCTTCATTTATAATATTCGCAGGATATCACCTGATTGCAGGGGGACATCAAAAGAAAAATCCCGCCTTATTGGCAGGATTCCTTCTGTTGCACAAGCGCACACAATTCTTCAGTCTTATCTGTTCTTTCCCATGTGAAAGTCGTATCAGTACGGCCAAAGTGACCATATGCAGCTGTCTGCTTGAAGATCGGTTTCTGCAAGTCAAGCATGCGGATAATACCTGCTGGACGTAGATCAAACAATTTGCGAATTGCGCGGACGAGCCTTTCTTCTTCGACTTTTCCAGTTCCGAAAGTATTCACTGAGATGGAAACCGGTTCAGCGACACCAATTGCGTAGGCAAGCTGTACTTCACATGAATCCGCAAGCTTGGCAGCAACAATATTCTTTGCGACGTAACGTGCCGCGTAAGCAGCTGAGCGGTCAACTTTTGTCGCATCTTTTCCACTGAAGGCACCGCCGCCATGACGCGCATAGCCTCCATATGTGTCAACGATAATTTTACGACCTGTAAGACCAGCATCTCCCTGTGGTCCGCCAATTACGAAGCGGCCAGTCGGATTGATGAAATACTTTGTCTCATCATCAAGCAATTCTGCCGGTACGACTTCTTTAACGACATGTTCCTTCATGTCCTTTTCAATCTGGGCCAGTTCAATGTCCTGGTGATGCTGAGTTGAAATGACAATCGTATCGACACGTACCGGTTTATCGTTTTCATCATATTCTACTGTAACCTGCGTCTTCCCATCCGGGCGCAAGTAAGATACAATTCCTTCCTTGCGTACATTAGCAAGACGTTTGGCAAGACGGTGAGCAAGTGAAATTGGCAAAGGCATCAACTCATCAGTTTCGTTGCATGCATAGCCAAACATAAGACCCTGGTCCCCTGCTCCAATTGCAGAAATCTCCGCGTCAGACATTTCTCCCTTACGCGCTTCCAATGCCGTATTGACACCTTCCGCAATATCAGGAGATTGTTCATCAATTGCCGTCAGAACAGCGCATGTATCAGCATCAAAGCCATACTTAGCCCTTGTATAGCCAATTTCCTTCACTGTGCGGCGAACGATTGCCGGGATATCGACATATGTTTCAGTTGTAATCTCACCGGAAACAAGAACCATTCCAGTAGTTACAACCGTCTCACATGCAACACGACCGTTCGGGTCTTTCTTAAGAATTTCATCTAAAATTGCATCCGAAATCTGATCACAGATTTTATCCGGATGTCCTTCTGTAACAGATTCGGATGTAAACAAGCGACGATTGTGTACCATTTAATCCATTCCTTCCATGAATAAAATATTTTACGGAATCCATGGCCATCCTTATATATACAGTATGAGAAAACATCCTTCATTAAATGCAGGTGCTTTTATATGTATAAAAAAAGCCATTTCTCCAACAATGAGAGAAAGGGCGTCCTTTCGCTCTTATTGTTCAAGGAGATTGTCCTTGCTTTCAGTTGGCACCTTTCACATATTGTGAGGTTGCTGGGCTTCTTCGGGTCTGTCCCTCCACCTGCTCTGAATAAGAGTTCCGTATTTAATATCCTAGCTTAACAATAAGGATTTGTCAAACCATGCACAGTTAATTCAGTAGATTCCAAATATTCTTACGCGAATTCGCTACAACTGTTGCAAAATTTTGCCGACTTGCCAAAAAAATTGTCTTCTGTTTCATAACAGTTTAGGGATTAGTATGGACTATTATTTGAAATGTGTTATACTATTATGCAGATAATGTATAAGATGCCCGATTCACAAGAGAACCGGCATTCCCAAATCCCCCACAAAGGCAGGTTTGTATAGATGAACAAGGTTGAATCATCCGCATTGCTTAATGAATTGAAAGGCCATGAAGGCTTAAACAGTAATTTATCAGTACCACGTCTCGTTGAAAAAATTCTCGAACGCGGTGAAGCTGAACTGAGTGAAACAGGTGCAGTATGTGCCAAAACGGGAAAATATACTGGGCGTTCTCCTAAAGATAAGTTCATCGTTAAAGACGATATTACAGAAAATACTGTTGACTGGGGCGACGTGAATCAGCCGATCGATAGCGCCTCTTTTGACAAACTATATAATAAAGTAATAGATTACCTTAAGCAAAAAAATGAAATTTTCCTTTTCAAAGGTTTTGCTGGGGCTGATAAGAACTACCGCCTTCCTATTCAGGTGTTCAATGAATATGCGTGGCATAACCTTTTCGCAAGCCAGCTCTTCATCCGTCCGACTGCTGAAGAACTTGCTTCCCATGAAGCTGGCTTCACAATCGTTTCTGCTCCGACTTTCAAAGCGAACCCTGAAGAAGACGGAACCAAATCCGAAACGTTCATTATCGTAAACTTCACAAAGCGCATTGTTCTCATCGGGGGAACTGAATATGCCGGTGAAATGAAGAAATCCATCTTCTCAGTTATGAACTACATGCTTCCACAACAAGATGTTCTATCCATGCACTGCTCTGCAAACGTTGGCCAGGAAGGCGACGTTGCCCTATTCTTCGGTCTTTCCGGAACAGGGAAAACGACTTTGTCAGCGGATCCGTACCGTCGTTTGATCGGTGATGATGAACACGGTTGGGGGCCAAATGGTGTCTTCAACATCGAAGGCGGCTGCTATGCTAAGACAATTAATTTGTCAGAAGAAAAAGAACCGCAAATTTTCAATGCAATCCGCTTCGGTTCGGTACTTGAAAATGTAATTCTTGATTCAGAAACACGCCTTCCGGATTATGATGATACTTCTTTGACAGAAAACACTCGTGCTGCCTATGATATCGATAATATTGATAATATCGTGTTGCCAAGTGTTGCCGGTCATCCGAACGCAATTATCTTCCTTACTGCTGATGCTTCAGGTACTTTGCCTCCAATCAGCAGACTTACTAAAGAGCAGGCTATGTACCATTTCCTTAGCGGATACACTTCTAAGCTTGCTGGTACAGAGCGTGGTGTAACAGAACCGCAGGCAACTTTCTCTGCTTGCTTCGGCGCGCCATTCTTGCCGCTTGCACCTGCAAAATACGCTGAAATGCTCGGTAAGAAGATTGATGAGCACAATGCACGCGTATACCTTGTGAACACTGGATGGACTGGTGGATCATACGGCGAAGGATCACGTATGAAACTTTCTTACACACGTGCAATGATCCACGCTGCCTTGGAAGGCGAATTGAACAATGTCGAAACAGCAACAGATGAGATTTTTGGTTTGAACATTCCTCTTCAAGTACCTGGTGTACCTGATGAAGTGCTCGTTCCGAAAAACACATGGGCTGATAAAGATGCCTATGATTCTGCTGCCAAGGCACTTGCAAACAAATTCCATGAAAACTTCAAGAAATTTGAAGCAAGTGATGAAATCAAACAAGCAGGTCCTGCTTATAAAGGCTAATTCCCTAATATAATTGCAAGCCCCATACCCTCTCAACTCTGAGAAGGTATGGGGCTTTTTTATGCCCGATCCGCTTACTAGGCATTCACACACGAAACTGCCTGTGCATAAAATGCTCCTGTACAATCCAAGGAGAAAGGATGGTTAGCATGAAGAAACTGCGAATAACCGGGATTCTCTTACTATTCCTCACCTTCACAATGCTCGCCGCATGCGGGCCCGGAAGTGATGATAAAAAAGATTCCGATGGCCAAAAAGTCGAGAAGATTAAACTTGGCGAAGTAACACGCTCTGTCTTTTATGCGCCGGAGTATGTCGCACTGGAAAAAGGTTTCTTCAAAGATGCGGGACTTGATGTCGATCTGCAGACGACTTGGGGTGGCGATAAGACAATGACAGCTTTGCTATCCGCAAGTGTTGATATCGCCCTTGTCGGATCTGAGACATCTATCTATGTGCATGAGCAAAAACCAAAAGATAAAGTTATCAACTTTGCACAGCTTACACGAACCGACGGAACGTTCCTCGTATCGAAAGAAGCAGACCCTGATTTCACATGGGATAAGCTGAAAGGCAGCTCGTTCCTCGGTCAGCGCAAAGGCGGCATGCCACAAATGGTCGGTGAGTTCGTCCTCAAGAAGAACGACATTGACCCGAAAACAGATCTTAATTTGAAACAGAATATTGATTTTGCAAACATCCCAGGTGCTTTTGTGTCCGGTGATGATCAATATGTCCAGTTGTTTGAACCAACAGCGAGTATTTTTGAAAAAGAGGGAAAAGGTCATATCCTTGCTTCATTTGGAGAAGCCTCTGGTGAAGTACCCTACACTGTCTTCATGGCAAAAGAAAGCATGCTGAAAAAAGATGCGGCAACGATTCAAAAGTTCACTGACGCTATTTATAAAGCTCAGCAATGGGTAGATGCGAATGATGCAAAAACAATCGCTAAGGTCATCGCTCCATATTTTGAAGATACTGATGTCGATATGCTTGCCGCCTCTATCAATCGTTATAAGGAACAAGGTTCATACGCATTGGATCCTCTCCTTAAGAAAGATGCATGGAACAATTTGAAAGACATCATGGATGCAGCTGGTGAGTTGCCTGGCAAAGCACCATACGAAGAATTGGTGAATACAGATTTTGCAAAGAAAGCGATGAAAAAGTAAAGGAGGAGATGACGTATGACATTCCTCTCCATTGATAATATATCTCATCTCTTCTTCAATAAGGACAGTACAACTGAAGCACTTGATTCAATCAGCTTCACGATGAATGAGGGGGAATTCATCTCCCTCTTAGGCCCGAGCGGTTGCGGTAAATCTACCTTGCTCAATATTATTGCCGGACTGATTAATCAGACTGAGGGCGAAGTGCTGCTGCAAGGAAAACGACTCAGAGACCAGGAACATAAAATCGGCTATATGCTTCAGCAAGATTATTTGTTTCCATGGAAAACCATTCTCGACAATGTGATGCTCGGACCACAGATTGCCAAAGTGAGAAATGAAGAAATAGAGCTGGAAGCAATGAATCTCCTTGAAGAAGTCGGACTGACCGGGGTTGAGGATAAGTATCCTAACTCACTCTCTGGAGGCATGAGACAGAGAGCAGCACTTGTCCGGACGCTTATTAATGAACCTGAGATTCTCCTGCTTGATGAACCATTCTCTGCGCTCGATTACTTTACGAAGCTGAAACTTGAAGATCTTGTCTCCAAAATATTAAAAACCTATCAAAAAACTGCAATCCTCGTAACACATGATATTGGAGAAGCAATCTCAATGAGCGATCGGATCATCGTCTTGGACCGGCAACCCGGGAAAATTCACCAAATCTTTGAAGTACCGATCGAACTGAGAAACGAGCGGCCATTCCTCTGCCGGCGTCATTCAAAATATCAGACAATCTTCGAAAAAGTATGGGGAGCGATGAATGTAATTGAAGCAGGTACAGCCACCATAGAAAGCGGGGGCCGCCATGAAACAGAATAAAGAAACGCTTTGGAAGCAACACCTGAACCGTCTTAAACTCGAGAAAAGGGTCGTTCTTTTTTGGCAGTTGCTCATATTCGTGACTTTCTTCATTTTTTGGGAAGTTGCTAGTAGAATGTATTGGATTGATCCTCTTCTATTCAGCTCACCATCGAGCATATATGAAATGCTTAGCAGAAGACTTGCTGGTGGCTCCATGCTTGTGCACATTAGAGTGACATTATTTGAAACAATTCTGGGCTTTGTAATTGGAACAATTGCCGGTATTCTTATTGCAAGTGCACTTTGGGCCTCAAAAAGATTATCTAATGTTCTGGATCCGTACCTTGTCATCCTTAATGCGATGCCAAAAGTCGCTTTGGGACCGATCATTATCGTAGCATTTGGCCCTGGTTATTTCTCCATCATCGCAATGGGCGCAATGGTTTCAGTAATCATTACTGCCCTTGTCGTTTATACAGGATTCAGGGAAGCAGATCCAAATTATGAACGTGTACTGCGAAGCTTCGGTGCGACACGCTTCCAAGTTTTTAAAGAAGCTGTATTCCCGTCAACACTACCGGCAATCATATCCACCTTCAAAGTCAATGTTGGTCTCGCCTGGGTTGGAGTAATTGTTGGAGAATTTCTCGTATCAAAGCAAGGGCTTGGCTATTTGATCATTTATGGATTCCAGGTTTTCGACTTCACTCTCGTTATGTCCAGTCTTATCCTAATAGCCATTTTTGCCGCTTTGATGTTCAAGCTTGTGGAAAAAATTGAAAAATGGCTCATCAGGCACACATCATGAGAAAAAGCCGATACACTGCTCAATTTCTGCAGCGTTCGGCTTTTTTTACTGATGGATTTCATTTTCTATTTTGTTCAGGCAATGGGTAAGTACTTTATCTTTCATAATGAAACTATATTCAGCATTATGCCGAATATTTTTTGGCAGCTCCTCCATGATCACCGGTCCGTCCGTCTCATAATATGTTTCCTGCGGCAGCAATTTTGCAATTTCTGCATAATAGACATTCTTAATGATCATAGCGCTTTTTCCATCTACTTTGTACTGACCAATATATTGGATCTTATCAATTTCTCCGCCCGTTTCTTCCATCACTTCTCTGATGGCTGCGGCTTTTGCATTTTCACCTTCTTCAACCTTGCCCCCGGGAAATTCAAGTCCGCGTTCCTTGTGAGCAGTCAGAAGCCATTTGCCTCTATGTCGGCAAATGACCCATACATGCTTCGGATCCCTTGAGAATGGTTCATCGGCAAATGACAAAGTCACCGCGTTTTGATAATAATCTTTGAACTTGTGCATTTTTCAAATCAGCTGCCTTTTCCTCAATCCACCGCCTGTTCATATTGAATACGGGCGATTTTCCATGTGCCTTCACTATGGTGAAAATGAATGCGCATTGTAAGATTTCCGTACAGGGCCGAGTTCAGCTTTTGCTTCACTTCTGCCCGGTCCTCTGTTAATTGTACCATATCATAATCAAGCTGTTCATCAAAATCAGGAGGCCCTTCAACTGGTTTCAGAAAGAGCTTGCTGCCTGCTTGACGGTATAGTTCATTTATGAAAGGCTTCACAGCGGACGGTTCGGCAAAGGTAGCGAATTTCTCCAACAAATGAGATTTGTCTTTTATGTTCAAAACTCTACCTTCTTGATCAGTTGGCTGGTTCAGTTCTTTAGAAAATCGTTCCATTAATTCGGAGACACGCGCCTTATCAAGTTTATCGTTTTGCTGTACTTGGCTGACCGTCGCATTGTCATAGGCTGATTGACCAAAGCTGACATAAGGTGCGCTGAATGTAAGCCCGACAATGACAAAGGCGGCTGCAATACTCTTCTTTCCCATTTATGAATTCCTCCTTGCTGCAAATTTATCTATTATATGTATTCTCTATTTGACAGCAAGGTAAACCGGGAAAAATAAAAAGGAATAAGACGAGCTTATTCCTTTTCTTCTTCATAAATCGGAAAATTCATCTCCGCAATATGCTTCTTCGTTGTTTCATCTCCGAGCTCATACAGAAGACGATAAGCTTCAACCAAACTTGCATCATACTCATCATTTGCTTTGTCATTACTGTAACTTACAATCGGTACATGTGCTCTGAAGAAAGAGCGGACTCCAGCTCCATGCATCTGATCAAACTGCTCACGAAGAGCATATACCTCGTCTTCCGTTGCATGAATAACGAAAGAACTATTGTTCCCGACCTTATTCCGTGAGATCTCACCTGTAGCAATATTGACATAGAATTCATGTTTCTCCATTTTGCCACCTCCATGGTCTTACTTTGCGATGAAGGAAGGCATTTCATGCATAATGGCGTATTTTAACGATTGTCAATTTTCTCTGGATATAAATCATGCTGCATTAGCCTGTTTTCGGCCATTTTTTCAAATTTAGTCCCGGGTTTTCCATAATTGCAATAAGGGTCAATTGAGATGCCGCCACGAGGTGTGAACTTCCCCCATACTTCAATATACCTTGGGTCCATTAATTCAATCAGATCGTCCATAATTGTGTTCACACTATCTTCATGAAAACCTCCATGATTTCGATAACTGAACAGATAAAGCTTGAGTGACTTGGATTCAACCATCTTCCTGTCAGGTATGTAACTTATATAAATTGTCGCAAAATCCGGCTGATTTGTCATTGGACAAAGTGTTGTGAATTCTGGGCAGTTGAATTTCACAAAATAATCACGATCCGGTTTTCGGTTCTCAAACGCTTCCAGAACACTCGGGTCATAATCGAATGAATAAGGGACATTTTGATTACCTAGCAATGTAAGATCTTTTAATTGTTCTTCTTTTGACGTCATATAGATTCCTCCCTGAATCGAAAAAAGGCCGCATCCCTTACCAAGGAATGCGGCCTGAACTGATCGGTTTCCTTAGTTTTTTATAGAGGGTTAATGCTAAGAACCTCTGTATATGCTTATACTTCTTCATCGAGTATAGCATACCGGACAAACCTTTACTACTCATTGTCCAACATATCACGTTTCCTGCGATTTCTAGGGTCTGGAAGCTCGCCTGCAATGTCTGGTGCATTGCGGTCCTTCATTCCTGTTTTTTCAATCGTGTTGTCAAAACGGGATAGATACTTGTGTGCGAAGTCTTTTCCTCCAAGACCAAAAGCAAGACCAAACGCCAAGGCAAGACCACCAAGAATTAAGGTGAATGCTGTTGTAACAATGCTTGAAGCAATACCTAGCTGAGTGAGTGCCATAAAGACTGCAATTGTTAAGATTGCATATTTTGCAAAACCGGCAAGAATTCCTTTTGCATGGCCGGTTAGCATATTGATCAGCACTTTATGAACTATATTAGCAAGAATCAATGCCGCTCCGATAATTAGAACTGCAGCAAGAACATTTGGCAAATATGCTGTAATCGCAGCTGCGATTGTCACAAGGAAGCCAAGCTTCACAAGATTCAGTGCCTGAACGATAAGGAAAAAGACGATCAGAATTTGGACGATGTATCCGACAACTGCAGATGGAGACATTGTCCCTTTTGCATTACCAATCTCCAGTTTACCAAGCAGCTTGTCAAAGCCGAGTCGCTGTAAATACTGTGTCGTCCACTTTCCAATATGGCGTCCCAACCAGATTCCAATCATGACTAAAACGAGGGCAATCAGGATATTTGGAATCATATTCATAATTTCCGCAAGCATATGCATAGCTGGTTCTGTAATTCCTGCAAGCTCTAAACGGTCCAGCGCTGCAATTGTGACCGGCAACATAATAAGGATAAAGACGATATTTCCAATTAGCTGGGCAAGAGATGAACCTTCGAAAAACTTATCAAGCTGAAGACTTTTCGCAAGGCGTTCAGAACCAGCTGCCTTTAGAATATTGATCAGTATATTTCTAATAACTTTCGCTACAAACCAGCCAACAGCGAATACGAGTACCGCTGCAAACAGTTTCGGGATAAATGCAAGTACAGCAGCAACGAGATTGCTGACCGGCTGGGCAAGTCCATCAATTTGAAGAGCGTGTAAGACAGCCGGAATGAATAGAAGCAAAATGACACCGAATGCAAGCTTACCTGCCTTTTGAACATAATCTTCAATTTCTTCTTCAGACTTAGCAATCTTCATCTTGTAAAAGAGATGAAGCAAGTTGAGCTTCTTAGAACCCTTCACAATTGCCCATTTTACAGCTGAAGCTACGAGCCAACCGACAATTAGAATCAGTAAGGCTTTGAGAACTGCAGGTATGAATCCAAGAATTGTAGCTGTCATATTAGATAGCGGACCGGCAATCATGTTCAGCTGAAGCAGATCAAATACAGATACGAGTACGAATAGCATAATCAGATAGAAAACTGCTTTGCCGATTATACGGTTGGAGTCCACTTTCTTTTCTTGTTTTTTGTCATCAGATCGGAAGAAATGGAATACTTTCTCATCCAGCTCTGTTTTGCGGAGTCCCTTCTCCACAAGGTTTCCAATTATTTTAGCTACAATCCAGCCAACAACAAGAACAATAATGGCAAGAATCGTATGCTGGAGCCCATTCATAAAACTCCCATTGAAATAATCATTCACAAATCCATTCATTGAGATCCTCCTCAGCATAAAGTAAAAAGCCAGTTGCTTGTTTACCACAATTTGAGGAAAATCAAACATTTTATCGTTTTTTTCGACTCATTTCATGTGCTATTTCAACAAGTTTTGACCGAAGCAGTTTGCCAGAAGCATTGCGAGGAAGCTCCTTCACTTCAAAGAAGTATTTCGGTCTTTTAAAACGTGCAAGTTTTTCATAGCAAAATTGGACAAGTTCCTGCTCGTCCAATGATTCATTCCTACACACAAAAAAAGCTGCCGGCACTTGCCCCCACTTAGAATCAGGGAGGCCAACTACCCCTACTTCTCTCAATTTAGGGTGCGTAGACAGTACACTTTCGAGTTCGGCAGGATAAATGTTTTCACCGCCGGAGATAATGAGATCTTTACGCCGGTCAAGCACAAAGAGGAATCCTCCTTCATCAAGTCTGCCGATATCTCCTGTCTTCAGCCAACCATTCTCAGTAATCGCCTTATGACTTGCTTCGACATTCCCATAATAGCCACTGACAACCATTGGCCCCTTCACAACAATCTCTCCTTCACCATTTTGATCCGGTTCATTGATTTGAAGTTGCGCTGGAAATAAAGGTTTCCCACTGGATCCAAGCTTCTCAAGTGCATCTGCCGGACTTAAAGTAACGATCTGTGAAGAAGTTTCTGTCATACCATACGACTGAAAAACCGGAATGCTCTGTTCCTTTGCTTTTTCAAGAAGCGGTTTGGGGACAGGCCCTCCTCCAAGGAGCATACAACGAAATGAAGATGGACAAGACTTCTCATCAAGTTCTTCAAGAATACGTCTTAACATGACAGTGACTGCTGACATGATCGTGACGCCTCCCTCTAGGATTGCATGCAGCACCGCTTTCTCTTCAAATTTACGCAACATGTGGACAGGCATGCCATATATGACACTTTTCAAATAAATTGACAGTCCCCCAATATGGAACATTGGCAAAACAGACAGCCATTTATCCTGATGGGTCAAACCAAGGTTGAGCATAGATCCAATTGCACTCCACCAATGATTCCCAAATGTGTGCAATACAGCTTTCGGATGCCCCGTCGTCCCAGAGGTGTACATAAGTGTGAATCCTTCTTTGAGATCAATCTCTCTTTTTAACATAACAGCATTATCTTCTGGTCCTATTTCCCCAAAGTGGCAATTGCTGAATTGGCTCCTCCATTTATGAGATTCCGTCTTTCCTTTGTTTACTTCGTCCATGAGAACGAAATCGACCTTTGCATCAGCAAGCTGCCAAGTGATCTCAGCTTCAGATAATCTTGTATTCAGAAGTACAGCGATTGCCCCCAAATAAGAGATAGCATGGACGGCAACAATATATTCAGGACAATTGTCAGAGAGTATTGCGACTTTA is a window from the Aciduricibacillus chroicocephali genome containing:
- a CDS encoding o-succinylbenzoate--CoA ligase, whose amino-acid sequence is MSEKMLHWLDKQAELMPDGIAIEEPGLMSLTFKELQTASRTFARRLAGKGIGVENKVAILSDNCPEYIVAVHAISYLGAIAVLLNTRLSEAEITWQLADAKVDFVLMDEVNKGKTESHKWRSQFSNCHFGEIGPEDNAVMLKREIDLKEGFTLMYTSGTTGHPKAVLHTFGNHWWSAIGSMLNLGLTHQDKWLSVLPMFHIGGLSIYLKSVIYGMPVHMLRKFEEKAVLHAILEGGVTIMSAVTVMLRRILEELDEKSCPSSFRCMLLGGGPVPKPLLEKAKEQSIPVFQSYGMTETSSQIVTLSPADALEKLGSSGKPLFPAQLQINEPDQNGEGEIVVKGPMVVSGYYGNVEASHKAITENGWLKTGDIGRLDEGGFLFVLDRRKDLIISGGENIYPAELESVLSTHPKLREVGVVGLPDSKWGQVPAAFFVCRNESLDEQELVQFCYEKLARFKRPKYFFEVKELPRNASGKLLRSKLVEIAHEMSRKKR